Proteins from one Hyperolius riggenbachi isolate aHypRig1 chromosome 2, aHypRig1.pri, whole genome shotgun sequence genomic window:
- the LOC137545775 gene encoding chymotrypsin-like elastase family member 1 yields MAHIIMVVSFRVVLGDHNLSVSEGTEQVIAVSTIRKHASWNSNSVASGFDVAILHLAASATLNNVVKLATLPPSGSVLANNHDCTITGWGRTSTGGSLPSILQQAPLPVVDHATCSTSSFWGSTVKTTMVCAGGNGVQAGCNGDSGGPLNCPVSGVYQVHGIASFVSSLGCNAFQKPTVFTRVSAYIDWINSNI; encoded by the exons ATGGCCCACatcataat GGTTGTCTCTTTCCGTGTGGTGCTTGGTGACCACAACCTTAGCGTGAGTGAGGGAACTGAGCAGGTTATTGCTGTTTCTACCATCAGAAAGCATGCCAGCTGGAACTCCAACAGTGTGGCTTCTGG cttTGATGTTGCCATACTTCACCTGGCTGCCAGTGCCACTCTGAACAATGTTGTGAAGCTGGCAACTCTGCCTCCTAGTGGCAGTGTTCTGGCTAACAACCATGACTGCACCATTACTGGATGGGGAAGAACCAGCA CTGGTGGATCTCTGCCCTCCATCCTCCAGCAGGCTCCTCTGCCCGTTGTTGACCACGCAACCTGCTCTACCAGCTCCTTCTGGGGTAGCACTGTGAAGACCACCATGGTGTGTGCTGGAGGCAATGGAGTCCAGGCTGGTTGCAAT GGTGATTCTGGTGGACCTCTGAACTGCCCAGTTAGTGGTGTGTACCAGGTCCATGGTATTGCCAGCTTTGTGTCTTCTCTTGGATGCAACGCTTTCCAAAAGCCCACTGTGTTCACCAGAGTGTCCGCTTACATCGACTGGATCAACAGC AATATTTAA